The following are encoded together in the Bradymonas sediminis genome:
- a CDS encoding WD40 repeat domain-containing protein has product MKRPSMSAVYGLALNPDGTLLAAAGPGKGIIFDTASGNAVIKIPGATGHAYDVDFAPDSKSVVICFHGGHVRQYDVQSGDEIASYTGHAGVPQGVRKVKFSPDGKQLASVAEDSTLRIWDTQSTDELQRFKARADVNTVAWGPGESHITFATDVGLHTVEIASRRGMTLDTGAIADVQVVNNQILAAWDEAIRFLTPDLEITRTLEQCAVSRMRAYEGYLFAASWSGADAGVHRWDLSDGTRQRLPLPAPVGDGPHAVWALAIDAARGVLYAGCNPMNGSSNIVAWDCASLDLLDL; this is encoded by the coding sequence ATGAAGCGTCCATCTATGTCGGCCGTTTATGGCCTCGCGCTCAACCCGGACGGAACTCTCCTGGCCGCCGCCGGGCCGGGCAAGGGCATCATCTTCGACACCGCCAGCGGCAACGCCGTCATAAAGATTCCCGGAGCCACCGGCCACGCGTATGACGTCGACTTCGCCCCCGATAGCAAGAGTGTCGTGATCTGTTTTCACGGCGGGCATGTCCGCCAGTACGACGTGCAGAGTGGCGATGAGATCGCCAGTTACACCGGACACGCCGGCGTCCCGCAGGGTGTGCGTAAGGTGAAGTTCAGCCCCGACGGCAAGCAGTTGGCGTCGGTCGCCGAAGACTCCACGCTGCGCATCTGGGACACCCAATCGACCGACGAGCTGCAGCGCTTCAAAGCGCGCGCCGACGTCAACACCGTGGCCTGGGGGCCGGGCGAAAGCCACATCACCTTCGCCACCGACGTCGGGCTGCACACCGTCGAGATCGCCTCGCGCCGCGGCATGACTCTGGACACCGGCGCCATCGCCGACGTTCAAGTCGTCAATAACCAGATCCTCGCGGCCTGGGATGAGGCTATTCGCTTTCTCACCCCCGACCTCGAGATCACACGCACGCTCGAACAGTGTGCGGTCTCCCGGATGCGGGCCTACGAAGGTTATCTCTTCGCGGCCTCCTGGTCCGGCGCCGACGCCGGCGTCCACCGCTGGGATCTCTCCGACGGAACGCGCCAGCGGCTACCACTGCCCGCGCCTGTTGGCGATGGGCCCCACGCCGTCTGGGCCCTCGCCATCGACGCCGCTCGCGGCGTGCTCTACGCGGGCTGCAATCCCATGAATGGTTCGTCGAACATTGTGGCCTGGGATTGCGCGTCGCTGGACCTGCTCGATCTCTGA